CTATGTTCTGATTTCTGCATATAAATGGATATACaaatatagagagagaaaaaggagttaTGCTTTTTGGAATAGTTCAGAATAGAGTTATTCTCACTCCATAATTTTTGGTATTAAAGAATTCATTTACAACTTGTAGGGCCAGATTGGAACCAAGATGGTAAAGTAAAGACAGGGACTTGCCTAAGTTCTTCCCCAAGCcattccaaatacctttaaatatgACTTTCAATAAATTCTAGAATCCAGAACTTACAAAAATgtagtgaaacaattttctagctcaagataacttagaaggtcaTCAGTTAAGTTCTGTTGCACCAGGACTAGAACCACAGTCCAGCCCAGCTGTGTTAGCATAGAATAggccccagcaaaccaggagcaggtcTTGGAGCAACTGACTCAGTGGCAGCAATGGCGGTTTCCAGATGCCAATAGATGGTAAAAGGATCAGACAAGGGGTCAGAAGTAAATTTACAGGGGTCCCTTTGCTGGCCTCATCAGCTGGCCTCTGTTGCATTGCCTACACTTGAATTTGGGTCACAATTCTGATCTTATTCCCAGTAAAAGGAGCAGTAATACAAAGTTTGCAGCTGTAGAGTAGCAGAAATAAGAATGTggcaaagaaatcatgaaaaaagagtcaacagcttggtaaaagaagcacaaaaaaatactgaagaaaataacaccttaaaaaaacagaataaaaggaggcacaaaaagcCAATGAAGAGAATTCCTTGAAAaggagaattggccaaatggaaaaggaggtacaaaagctcattcttaaaagttaaaattgggcaagtggaagctaatgactttatgaaacatcaagaatcaatcaaacaaaagaataagaaaatagaaggaaatgtgtAAAccatttcattggaaaaaaacaactgacctgggaaatagaaccaggagaaataatttaagaattattagactaactgaaagtcatgatcaaaaaaagtgcctagacatatttcaagaaattaagggaaactgccctgatattcaagaaccagagagtaaaatagaaatggaaagaatgtaCTGAGATTCCAAGATTAAAACTCCCGACAATATTTTAACCAAATCCTAGACTTcccaagcagccaaaaagaaataattcaaatattgtggatcCAGAGTCAGGATTACAGAACATTTAGCATATTCTACTTTAAATAATCTTAGGGTTTAGAATATGATACTCCAGAAAGCAAAaaagctaggattacaatcaggaatcacctacccagtaaaactaagtataatccttcagatgaaaaaaagggatattaaatgaaatagagatCTTTTAAACaatcttgatgaaaagatcagaactgaatagaaactttgttttttaaatacaataCACAAAAGAAGGattaaaaggcaaagagaaatcataaggtaTTTGATAAGGTTAAATTGTTGATATTGCTACcttagaaaatgatatttataattcctaaaaactttctcattattaggacagCTAGAAGGAGTATCCATAGAGATCAGAGAGGTGatattatgattatataaaaaaaaatcaaaggattaGAAAGAAGAATGCcctggaagaaggggaaagaaagaggtagAATGGGCTAAATTATCTGACATTAAAGAGGCCTGAAAGAGATTTTACAATGAAGGGGGAAATGACagattgtatgtgtatgtgataaAAGATTATTtcgggggtgggggaaaggaaaatgattggtaaaggaggagagaaaggtgggttgattgattaataatgggggaaatattacattttattttatttaaccatAAGATGTCACAGACCATGTTTAGGTATGGACTATGCTAAATGAACACTTGattactttaaattttctttagcaTCAACTTGTTTACCCAAAAGATCTATGTGTCTTTCCTTCTTATACAAATGTTATAGTTTCAAGCAGTTATATTTTCAAGTTGTTTCAATGGagtaaagggaaaggaataagcatttattaagcatctactgtgtaccTAAAgtgctaagaattttacaaatattatctaaaggagataaagaagggcTGGGCCATATATAGCAAGTGTATTCAGACATGTTGGAAATAATTTGGTATGGGGGCAGTATCTCTAAACTAATATCATGAAAAGGCAGAATGCTGAGCTTAACTGAACTCAGCTGAGTCCATTCAGAGAGTAACAGCAGTAAACGCACTAAAAAGGAAGCCAAAGGAATAAGAGAGGACTAGCCATTTGTAGAGAAGGCTTAGATTTCCTCAGTGATTTTTCTCATTTAGATATTATCAATACTGGTTCATTCCTATTTCTGAGTTGGGTTCTAGAGAGGCTATGTATTTCCAGACTTGTggttgtttgttgttcagtcatctcagTTGTggctgattctttgtgaccccatttggggttttcttggcaaagataatggtgtggtttgcatttccttctccagctcattttacagatgtgaaaagtAGGACAAAGAAGCTAAGTGAGTTGCTTAGGCTCACAAAAGCTCATAattgtctgagacagaatttgaattcacatcttcctgattcaaggtcCTGTGCTCTACTCACTTTGCCACCTCGCTGCCCATGTTTCcagagaataaacaaaaaaaaaggagaagtaaaaaagaaatatagatttaatGTTATTTGTAGTTTCACAAAAGAGGCATCATAATTTAATGCTTACAAATATCCTGGCCTTTCCATGAAGATCTATCTTTGAACTGATTCAgattataaaagtataaatagaTCTTTTTTCCTATCCAAAATTATGTCATCAATTTTCTACATATCTACATATCGATTTATGTAActgtacatgtacatatgtatgtatcttaACTATTGATGAAATATCCACagctatttattaaaaataacctACAGTCAATTCTTCACTTAAGGTTTGATTTTCTCCAGTCAATTAGAAAACTTTCAAGTTATCTCCTCTTCAGCTTATCTCATATATGCTTATGGAGTACAACCTGATATAAAGCTCAATTTTCCAGCATTTGGATCTGAAGATTTAAGATGAAATCAACCCGCAtatgttaaaaattgctttagaGGTTTGCACTTGAATGGAGAATTTATCTGGACTATTTATTGGAAAATGTTAAAAGTGGAAAATATCTCAGAGATAATCATTCTAGACCAAcccttcattttgcaaaagagAAAACTTGGGGCTCAGAGTTTGTACCCTTTCCAaattcacatagctagttagtggaAGAGCTGGGCCTTTAATCCAGACCTCCTTACTCcccattcttctctcttttaaaagtCTCAGAAGGCAAGTTTTGGCTTCATAGTTTGGGGATTGTGAAGGGTATAAAATacgattaaaaaataaaatctcttatgTAAATATCAAATCGTGATGGCCAAAGATTGGAttataatgtgtatgtatgtgtatgtattttgccAGTTCTCTAGTTTGAGAAAGACCAAGAAAGACAAATGACAAGCTGGTATGAGGAATGTGGGATACTGAAGTAAGAACAAATTCAAACCAGTCTCTCATACCTTCTCTATGTCTACAGGGAGAATTAATGTTAAatttgataataaataaataataatagataaatagatataataaatagatcaataataaatagataaatttgagAATAATATGGATAGTAGATAGTGGATGAAAAGTGGCCCTCAGAgttcatgaagacctgagttcaagttcagtcTGTAAACGACAATGGCTATATGACCAATGGCAGGCCACTTAAACTCTCATTACTCTaagcaactctttaaaaaacagcCCATAGAAGACTACTTTCAGATCTATATTGGCTTCAGGTGGTCCCTACacaaatgaaatcaaaggtccaggccaaaataaataagagaactcAAGTCCCAGTGAAACTTAAAAGGGAGATCCACCTCTCTTTTTATTAAGTTTTGCATCCTAGAACAGGCAAGATTTTCAACAAGCTTGAAACAAAAAGGGTTTTATAGTGAATCAGCTAAACTAATCCCTGCTAATGCCGCAGCTACCTAAGGGTTTTCCCCTCCCAAGTAACACAATGTTTAAAACCCTCATCAGAAAAGCTAATTGGCCTGGATAAAGGCTCCACAAGTAATGTTTTTCAGAACCTTCCTAAATCAGACCATGGTAGCAGCTGTCTATTTAGCTTGCATTGAGTACTGGCAGATAAAAGTAGTCATTATTATCTGTCTTTGGAATGCTTACAGGAAAACCTCAATGAAAGTGATGGTAGAGGAGGCGGGAGGATAGAGTACTCTAATTATAACTCATTCATAAAGCATATTCAAAAGCACTTCTCATTTATGTTCGACCTCATTAATGAGATTTCCAACAATCCTGAGATAGGCAAATGGTCCAAAACTGGTTATCCCCATTGAATCAACTAAAACCAAAGGCCACACAGTAAGAGTTAGGATCATCGAATCATAGGTTAAGAATTAAAGGGTACTTCAGAAGTCCCCTTTGGGCAAGTAGGGTAGAGTGCTggtgctggagtcaggaagatccgagttcaaatctagctgtgtgactatgggcaagtctttttatttaaccttgtttgcttcagttcttcatatgcaaagggagatggagaaagaaatatcaaaacagctcagtatttctgccaagaaaatcctaaatggagtcatggagagttgAAACAacttagcagcagcagcaaaatcAGAAGTCCTCTAATTCTCAAACTTCTCATTTGATCAGGAACTGGGATCTAGAGGTTAGAGGACTTGCCCAAAAAAAAccacatattttttattattaagaacAGAatgtggatttgaatccagtattcttttcacCAAACCACACTATCTCCCTTAAGCACTGGTCTTCCAAATCCAACTTctatgctctttccactacacgTTTTTGCTACCATCACAATTACTGGAAAGGGGTTGTCCAAAGGGATGGTAAAGGCTTggatgaagaagaggaggggggGAAGGCAGGGGCAGAATCACTGTCACCAAAAAGAACAGCTTTTACAAGGGTACTAAAACATCCTGATTTCTAGAAAATAAGGGTTCATGAAGGAAGGGTCAAAGGAATTACATAATTCTTGCTACATAAGCTGCTTGGGTCAAAACAAAATGGGTGCAACTAAATCTGTCTTCTCTATTTTCATAGAGGTGAACATAACATCCTAGTTGACTTGTTCAATTTGAAAATCATTATTTCCCTCTCAATATAGGAGGAACACAGTagacatccatttatttatttttttagattgagaATGAATGGAGCTAAcaacttttcttttcctaaaaggGGATGAAAGGAAAACTACTCACCAGTTCCTTCCTTAGCCAATGCAAAGCTTCATCAATACTTTCAAAGCTATCCAGTTTTCTAGTAGTCAGAGGTGGCTGATCCTGGCTGTTACTCCCATGTAACTGTTGTTGCAGCTTCCTTAGAGGAGGCAACTCCTCTTCAGTGGATTTCCTTGATTCTTTTCCCTCCTGCTCATCAGTAGACTTGGGGAAATTCCATGTCTGCTCCTCCAGTTTAGCTTGCCATTCCAGGTAGGAAGGCCTCCGTGTctgcagcctcagtttctctgtgaGGACCTTCAGGCTCAGAAGATGGTCATCAGGAGGAGGGGTTGCCCCTAAGAATCCTCCTTCTCCACCTACCACTTCTTCTATGTGGATCTGGGGTGTAGCCATCCTACAACCTCCTGTTTCCCCAAAGCATCAAGTGTAATCTGCAACACAATgcaatttctctcttcctcttcttcctcctcagccCCAGGCTCTTAAAATCATTGCCTAGATGATAGTATAGAGGATCCACAGGACTGGATTATTGTTGGCCCCTGAAAccaacaaagaaaagcaaaatgacataACTAAAACAGCAATTGTAACTCCCCTTCAGAAATGTGGCTGGGTTGGTTTTAGGTTTAATATCATTCTTGGAGTCTTGATGGTTCCATAGTATGCAAAGGGGCAGGAACAGACAAGCGTAAGCAGGAGTCTTTGGAGGAAATCTCTGCCAGGAAGACCCAGAAAAGGTAATCGGAGCATCAGGAAGTGTTGAAAAGCAAGCCCTCTCTATCCCTGCTGACAGCATAGGGCATGTGCTGAAGAATAACCAGGAGGATCCCTAGTGCCAGGCAAGAAGCTCTCCTAAAGTTCGTGGTGCCTGGGGCACAAGAATGAATATGCAAGTTAAGTAGTAGTTCCTGTGAGAACACAGACACTCATGAGTTCAACAGAAAGTTTCTGGGATGCTGGTACAAAGGTAACAATTCAAGATTTGTGCTATTCTAAGGGGTACCCTCATAGTAATCAAATAAACCTTCATATTCCTAGAAAGAGCATGTGAATTAATTGCCTTGTGATTCTATTCATTGTAGCTACCACATGCAAACATCCTTCTCAGGCCACTACTTTCCTACATGTGTTGTCTTATTCTGTTAGAATATAAAGTCCTCGAGGGCAAGAACATTCTTGATTCTTGTATTGGTATCCCAGCACTTAAGGCAGCAATTGGCACCTAAGAAACtgaataaaagcttttaaaaaatttatgcatTCGgccatctatctatctcttcATCCATTAACTTGACCATGGCATTCCCTAAAACATATTCCTCTTGACCAATTTGTTTAATTCTATACATCAGTGGTTTTTAATTTGGGATTCATGGACTACAGTTCAACAGAGAGAATCTataaatttgaatgggaaaaatgCATCTGTAGTTTCTCTAATCTTAAACTGAAACTTAATATTTCCTTCAGTTATGAATGTAGGCaacaaacattattctgagaaggggtctccCATAGGCTTCCTGAGACTTCTAAGgcataaaaaggttaagaactcctgctggGTACCCAAATATAAACTTTCAGCACCCCTATGCCTTGGCTCCCACTTTTCCTTATGCCTGGAatgtcctttcccatttttctctacTAAATCTCTACCCATCTTTTAAATTTTCAGctcaaatttcatcttttttaggAAACTTTCCTCCTGAAGATCATGGGTCTCCCTCCAACCTCAGATCAAGCTTTGCTTTGCACCTTTGTAGCACACttgttatttaacattttctattaTAGTTCTCTGTGCTGGTGTCCCATTTGTCTCCCAGACTGAGTCCAGGAGGCAAGGAGTATTTCTTTTGGTTTGTTCCTTACCCCTCCAGGTTCTCTAATAGCagaggctaaatacttatttgttgGCCTATGGTACTGTCTGCTTCATAAGGTTATTCTGACACTGGACATTCATTTCCTACTTCCCA
The DNA window shown above is from Sminthopsis crassicaudata isolate SCR6 chromosome 2, ASM4859323v1, whole genome shotgun sequence and carries:
- the FAM167A gene encoding protein FAM167A, producing MATPQIHIEEVVGGEGGFLGATPPPDDHLLSLKVLTEKLRLQTRRPSYLEWQAKLEEQTWNFPKSTDEQEGKESRKSTEEELPPLRKLQQQLHGSNSQDQPPLTTRKLDSFESIDEALHWLRKELAEMRLQDQQLARQLMRLRSDINKLKIEQTCHLHRRMLNDATYELEERDELSDLFCDSPLASSFSLSTPLKVIGVTKMNINTRRFSLC